In a genomic window of Occallatibacter riparius:
- a CDS encoding outer membrane beta-barrel protein yields the protein MRIRFALLLAIAATSMTAAAQSTARPVSSGPELSLEYTYLRSNAPVDQCGCFSPQGGRASFAYPLPGGHFSLAGDVTAGHAGKIAAHDYDLTLTTFTAGVRYRHVLPTGRLEPFGQVLAGGAHAGGSLVEGNTAAANPSVVFASNVGGGLDLRLRPESRISWRAVEADYLVTLFHNGQNDHQNILQLSTGIAFHFSRR from the coding sequence ATGAGAATACGATTCGCACTTCTGTTGGCCATCGCCGCAACCTCGATGACTGCGGCAGCACAGTCTACCGCCCGCCCCGTAAGCTCGGGCCCCGAGTTAAGCCTGGAATATACCTACCTTCGATCCAACGCCCCCGTGGACCAGTGTGGCTGCTTCTCTCCACAAGGGGGCCGTGCCTCTTTCGCCTATCCGCTGCCTGGCGGCCACTTCTCTCTCGCAGGAGACGTGACCGCCGGCCATGCCGGCAAGATCGCCGCACACGATTACGATCTGACGCTGACCACATTCACAGCGGGTGTGCGCTACAGGCATGTTCTTCCGACGGGACGCCTGGAGCCCTTCGGCCAGGTGCTGGCCGGGGGCGCTCATGCTGGAGGCAGCCTGGTGGAAGGAAACACTGCCGCAGCGAACCCTTCTGTAGTGTTTGCTTCCAATGTGGGCGGCGGCCTGGATCTGCGACTGCGTCCAGAGAGCCGCATCTCCTGGCGCGCGGTCGAGGCCGACTATCTTGTCACGCTCTTTCATAACGGACAGAACGATCACCAGAACATTCTTCAACTGAGTACTGGTATAGCCTTTCACTTCAGCCGGCGCTGA
- a CDS encoding enolase C-terminal domain-like protein, with protein sequence MLALAPRSVKAQEQFARATRATPQPRIKDISVIECQPAGFRLTVVKITTDQPGLYGYGCATFTQRADLVRPAVEKYLKPFLLNKTTDRIEDIWQSCYDSSYWKNGPVLNNALSGIDQALWDIKGRQAGMPVYQLAGGKCREAVDCYTHASGAEYQDVVDAAKKYIDQGFRHVRVQVELPGMSGYGAAHSSDKRPKALHDQPLFDPALAMRRNLKLLEFCRRELGEEIELLHDMHERLTPNEAVQFCKEAEQYRMFFLEDPLSPEDLEYFRQIRQNCATPIAMGELFNSPHEWRPLIEGRLIDYIRVHLSQVGGFSPARKIAILAEQYEVKTAWHGPGDVSPVGHMANATLDLVSYNFGIQEYTPFNERTQAIFQGCPEMKDGYLWVSEKPGWGIEIDDKVAAKSPFTSSPLNGGWGEIRLRDGTVIKQ encoded by the coding sequence ATGCTCGCCCTCGCTCCGCGCTCAGTAAAAGCGCAGGAACAATTTGCGCGGGCCACGCGGGCGACCCCACAGCCGCGAATTAAAGACATCAGCGTGATTGAGTGCCAGCCTGCAGGTTTCCGGCTGACGGTGGTGAAGATTACCACGGATCAACCCGGACTCTACGGTTACGGTTGCGCCACGTTTACGCAGCGAGCAGATCTGGTCAGGCCTGCGGTTGAGAAATATCTCAAGCCATTCCTGCTCAACAAGACGACGGATCGGATCGAAGATATCTGGCAGTCCTGCTACGACAGCTCGTATTGGAAGAACGGTCCCGTACTGAACAACGCACTTAGCGGGATTGACCAAGCACTATGGGATATCAAAGGCCGTCAGGCCGGAATGCCGGTCTATCAGCTTGCGGGCGGCAAATGCCGCGAGGCAGTGGACTGCTACACGCATGCCAGCGGCGCCGAGTATCAGGACGTGGTGGATGCAGCGAAGAAATACATTGATCAGGGATTCCGCCACGTGCGCGTTCAGGTGGAGCTTCCCGGCATGTCGGGCTATGGCGCGGCACATTCGAGCGATAAGCGCCCCAAGGCTCTGCACGACCAACCGCTCTTCGACCCCGCGCTCGCCATGCGCCGCAATTTGAAACTGCTTGAGTTTTGCCGCAGAGAACTTGGCGAAGAGATTGAACTCCTCCATGATATGCACGAGCGCCTTACGCCTAACGAGGCGGTGCAGTTCTGCAAGGAAGCCGAGCAGTATCGAATGTTTTTTCTTGAAGACCCGCTTTCTCCTGAAGATCTCGAATACTTCCGGCAGATCCGCCAGAACTGCGCCACCCCGATCGCGATGGGCGAGCTCTTTAACTCTCCGCATGAGTGGCGGCCGCTGATCGAAGGGCGATTGATCGACTACATTCGCGTACATCTTTCCCAGGTGGGTGGTTTCAGTCCGGCGCGCAAGATTGCTATCCTCGCCGAGCAGTATGAAGTGAAGACCGCTTGGCATGGGCCCGGAGATGTTTCTCCCGTCGGCCACATGGCCAATGCCACCCTTGATCTGGTGAGCTACAACTTCGGCATCCAGGAATACACGCCCTTCAACGAGCGCACGCAGGCCATCTTCCAGGGATGTCCTGAGATGAAAGACGGCTATCTCTGGGTCAGTGAGAAGCCCGGGTGGGGCATCGAGATTGATGACAAAGTGGCAGCGAAATCTCCTTTCACCTCGAGCCCTTTGAATGGCGGCTGGGGAGAGATCCGACTGCGGGACGGCACAGTCATCAAGCAGTAG
- a CDS encoding 5'-3' exonuclease H3TH domain-containing protein, translating into MHSGQRPGPLRSWKARCATGPSPKAGQRRARVLAKFGVGPQSIPDYLALVGDAADGYPGLPGWGAKSTASVLSRFRHIEQIPSSAREWHVQVAASAQLPENLRENYEAALLFRDLATLRTHVPVFESIDELRWRGPTPAFDRIGKRLGAAVVQETTKHPSRRTAKRETPHNPAAQ; encoded by the coding sequence TTGCACTCCGGACAAAGACCTGGCCCACTGCGGTCGTGGAAAGCGCGTTGTGCAACTGGACCGTCGCCAAAAGCTGGTCAGAGACGAGCCCGAGTTCTCGCGAAGTTCGGCGTTGGGCCTCAATCAATTCCGGATTATCTCGCCCTGGTCGGCGATGCCGCGGATGGCTATCCGGGACTGCCCGGATGGGGCGCGAAGAGTACAGCTTCCGTGCTTTCGCGCTTCAGGCATATCGAGCAGATTCCAAGCAGTGCTCGAGAGTGGCACGTGCAGGTTGCTGCGTCCGCGCAATTGCCCGAAAACCTCCGAGAGAATTACGAAGCGGCCCTGCTCTTTCGCGATCTGGCTACTTTACGCACCCATGTTCCGGTCTTTGAGTCGATCGATGAACTGCGGTGGCGGGGGCCTACTCCAGCGTTCGACCGGATAGGCAAACGACTGGGCGCCGCTGTGGTCCAGGAAACAACCAAGCACCCGAGCAGAAGAACGGCAAAACGCGAAACTCCTCACAATCCGGCCGCCCAATGA
- a CDS encoding DUF7948 domain-containing protein: protein MFSISLGRSTAVSMLMFVGLGVMASSAQNLPETAAQRSSVASSYGHLPLAFEVNRGQTDPRVRFLARGSGYGVFLTSQEAVLALRTPDSSDTRKVAGSHLPSPAKTDVLRMQLLGANGLAEPHGVEPLAGTVNYFRGNDPSRWQSGVPTFAKVEFAGVYPGVDLVYYGNQQQLEYDFVVAPKANPEAIRLQFAGASRLQLAANGDLTVWARNGKIVFHAPTVYQEEEGKRRRVSGRFRLLAQNSVGFALGDYDCDLPLVIDPTLVYSTYLGGSTGEEALGIAVDASGNTYITGTTSSADFPVTSGSYQTAQKSANRTQAFITKLNATGTALVYSTYLGGSDDNDNANAIVVNSAGNAYVTGLTNSSDFPTTTGAFQAARLTSGGTAFIAELNTTGSALVFSTFLGGSFGGEQGSGIALDSSGNVYVIGTTTAHDFPVTPGAFATTIPGFRSAFVSKLNAKATALVYSTYLGGANYDSGNAIALDAAGNAYVGGVTSSQNFPVTPGAFQQTNVAPNAISFVSKLNPSGSALVYSTYLGGSTKDIVKTIAVDSASTVYVGGHSESSDFPVTAGAFQGAGHSGAGFVTHLNAAGSALVYSTFLGPPSTQFNDGVRSLRVSSAGEAYVTGDTLPGFPVTADAFQSTAATLGSAFITRINAAGTALAYSTCLGGATKGTFGDAIAIDAAGHAFVAGGTVARDFPATSRAFQTTNKTGSEFATTGFVAAFDTNPAAVATTTTLTSSANPATVGQKVIFDATVDASSGSTTPTGNVVFSVDGTDVDTIALNGGAASYNTSTLTAGTHTVKAAYQGDSGFSSSSASLTQTINLAQAAAPTFSPAGGTYSTAQSVTISSSTTGATIYYSIDGSAPTTSSANYTSPVAVSATETIKAIAAGSGYTTSAVASATYTIQTSAVATFNQASLDFGNQTTGTSSSARTVTLKNTGNATLTLTGFPITGSSSFTQTSTCGSSLAAGASCALAIVFTPQTTGAQSATLSVSSNTSGDAPTVALTGTGTAPAAPVVTLTPGSLAFGSQTQGSSSTAQSITVKNTGTAPLTSITVSLSESQPSVSGKVRPQAAIASANYSATTTCGSSLDVGATCTVSVVFTPTAIGSLPGTLLVTDNAANSPQSTGLSGTGVAVQQGDFTVAATTSTATIAAGGSAQFHLTVGTTGGPYNKAVTLSASGLPSGATAGFSPASVTPGSGTADSVMTIQTAATMAAYRGLEPLWPIGSPALALLFFAIPKRLRGKWSRRMQVGLIVLASLAAAAAVTGCGGGFALPRTSVTSIITVTASSGSDVHTTTVQLTVN, encoded by the coding sequence TGGCGCTTCGCACGCCTGATTCTAGCGATACCCGTAAAGTTGCGGGCAGCCATCTTCCCTCCCCTGCCAAAACGGACGTGCTCCGGATGCAGTTGCTGGGAGCGAATGGTTTGGCTGAGCCGCATGGAGTCGAACCGCTTGCGGGTACGGTGAACTACTTCCGCGGCAACGATCCCTCTCGCTGGCAGTCGGGGGTCCCTACCTTTGCGAAAGTGGAGTTCGCAGGAGTTTATCCGGGTGTCGATCTCGTTTACTACGGCAATCAGCAGCAGCTCGAGTACGACTTTGTGGTTGCGCCAAAGGCCAACCCTGAAGCGATTCGCCTGCAGTTCGCAGGAGCCAGCAGGCTTCAACTCGCTGCCAACGGCGATCTGACGGTGTGGGCACGGAACGGCAAGATCGTCTTTCACGCGCCGACTGTCTACCAGGAAGAGGAAGGCAAGCGTCGGCGGGTTTCGGGGCGCTTCAGGCTCCTGGCGCAAAACTCGGTTGGCTTTGCGCTGGGTGACTACGATTGTGACCTTCCGCTGGTGATCGACCCCACTCTCGTCTACTCCACTTACCTGGGCGGTAGCACCGGGGAAGAGGCTTTGGGCATCGCGGTCGATGCTTCCGGCAATACTTACATTACCGGCACCACATCCTCCGCCGATTTCCCGGTGACATCGGGGAGCTATCAGACCGCCCAGAAGTCCGCAAACCGCACCCAGGCTTTCATCACCAAGCTCAACGCCACCGGCACAGCGCTCGTTTACTCCACTTACCTTGGCGGATCGGACGATAATGACAACGCGAATGCGATTGTGGTGAACTCCGCGGGCAATGCATACGTCACCGGCCTCACCAACTCTTCCGATTTCCCCACTACAACCGGTGCATTTCAGGCCGCGCGCTTAACGTCGGGAGGCACCGCGTTCATTGCCGAACTCAACACTACCGGCTCGGCGCTGGTGTTCTCCACCTTCCTGGGCGGCAGCTTCGGGGGAGAACAGGGAAGCGGAATTGCCCTGGATAGTTCCGGCAATGTGTACGTTATCGGAACAACCACGGCGCATGACTTTCCCGTGACGCCGGGCGCGTTTGCAACCACGATCCCCGGCTTCCGCTCCGCCTTTGTCAGCAAGCTCAATGCCAAGGCCACAGCGCTGGTCTACTCCACCTACCTGGGCGGCGCGAATTACGACTCGGGAAACGCCATCGCCCTGGACGCCGCCGGTAACGCCTACGTAGGCGGTGTGACATCATCCCAGAATTTTCCGGTGACGCCCGGCGCATTCCAACAGACCAACGTTGCACCCAACGCCATCAGCTTCGTTTCGAAATTGAACCCATCCGGATCCGCCCTGGTCTACTCCACCTACTTAGGTGGAAGCACGAAAGACATTGTCAAGACAATCGCGGTTGACAGTGCCAGCACCGTCTATGTTGGCGGCCACTCAGAGTCCAGCGACTTTCCCGTGACCGCGGGCGCGTTTCAGGGCGCCGGCCACAGCGGCGCGGGATTTGTCACCCATCTCAACGCCGCAGGCTCGGCTCTTGTTTACTCCACGTTCCTTGGACCGCCCTCGACGCAATTCAACGACGGCGTCCGCAGCCTTCGAGTCAGCAGCGCCGGTGAAGCGTACGTCACCGGCGACACGCTGCCAGGCTTCCCTGTAACTGCAGACGCATTCCAATCCACCGCTGCCACTCTCGGATCGGCCTTTATCACCCGCATCAATGCAGCCGGCACCGCGCTGGCCTACTCTACCTGCCTGGGCGGCGCCACGAAAGGCACGTTCGGAGACGCCATTGCCATCGATGCGGCAGGCCACGCATTTGTCGCAGGCGGCACCGTCGCCAGGGATTTCCCGGCAACCAGCAGAGCCTTCCAGACCACCAACAAGACAGGTAGCGAATTCGCCACCACCGGATTCGTCGCCGCCTTCGACACCAATCCGGCCGCCGTTGCGACCACGACGACACTCACCTCCAGCGCAAATCCGGCCACGGTTGGCCAGAAGGTGATCTTCGACGCTACAGTTGACGCGTCCTCAGGAAGCACGACACCAACGGGCAACGTGGTATTCAGCGTTGACGGCACCGATGTAGATACCATAGCGCTGAATGGGGGCGCTGCCTCTTACAACACGTCGACACTGACGGCAGGCACGCACACCGTGAAAGCCGCGTATCAGGGCGATTCAGGATTCTCGTCGAGCAGTGCTTCGCTTACGCAGACGATCAACTTGGCTCAAGCTGCCGCACCAACCTTCTCCCCGGCAGGCGGCACTTACTCGACCGCACAGAGCGTAACGATCAGCAGTTCGACGACAGGCGCAACTATCTACTACAGCATTGACGGCTCCGCTCCTACGACGAGTTCCGCCAACTACACGAGCCCGGTCGCCGTATCTGCTACAGAAACCATAAAGGCTATTGCGGCAGGCAGCGGCTACACGACGAGCGCGGTCGCCTCCGCCACGTACACGATTCAGACATCGGCGGTGGCTACTTTCAATCAGGCATCTCTGGACTTCGGCAATCAAACAACAGGTACTTCGAGCAGCGCGCGGACCGTGACGCTGAAGAATACCGGCAATGCCACGCTCACGTTGACCGGATTTCCTATCACCGGCTCGAGTTCCTTCACCCAGACAAGCACCTGCGGCAGTTCCCTGGCCGCTGGCGCAAGCTGCGCACTTGCGATTGTATTCACGCCGCAGACGACCGGCGCGCAGTCCGCAACACTGTCAGTCAGCAGCAACACCAGCGGCGACGCTCCCACAGTGGCCCTCACCGGAACCGGAACCGCACCTGCCGCGCCAGTGGTAACACTCACACCTGGCTCGCTGGCGTTCGGCAGTCAGACCCAGGGATCCAGCAGCACCGCTCAGTCGATCACGGTGAAGAACACGGGGACCGCACCGCTGACCAGCATTACCGTGTCACTCTCGGAAAGTCAGCCCAGCGTATCGGGCAAGGTACGACCGCAAGCCGCCATCGCGTCCGCGAACTACTCGGCGACCACTACGTGCGGCAGTTCTCTCGACGTGGGCGCGACTTGTACCGTCAGCGTGGTCTTTACACCGACCGCCATAGGATCGCTGCCCGGAACGTTGCTCGTGACGGACAACGCTGCCAACTCGCCGCAAAGCACGGGTCTTTCGGGAACGGGAGTAGCCGTGCAGCAAGGCGACTTCACCGTCGCCGCAACCACGTCGACGGCCACCATCGCGGCCGGCGGCTCAGCCCAATTTCACCTCACCGTGGGAACAACGGGAGGGCCATACAACAAAGCAGTCACGCTGTCAGCTTCCGGGCTCCCCTCTGGAGCTACTGCGGGTTTCTCTCCCGCGTCGGTCACACCGGGCAGCGGCACCGCGGATTCTGTCATGACGATTCAAACCGCAGCAACGATGGCTGCGTATCGCGGCCTCGAGCCGCTGTGGCCGATAGGCTCACCGGCATTGGCGCTGCTCTTCTTCGCTATTCCTAAACGACTGCGAGGGAAGTGGTCGCGCCGCATGCAGGTGGGCCTGATTGTTCTCGCTTCGCTGGCCGCGGCTGCCGCAGTGACCGGCTGCGGCGGAGGTTTTGCCCTGCCGCGCACCAGCGTCACCTCCATCATCACTGTCACGGCGAGTAGCGGCTCCGACGTGCATACCACCACAGTCCAGTTGACGGTGAATTAA